Proteins from a genomic interval of Chryseobacterium indologenes:
- a CDS encoding response regulator transcription factor: protein MANLTVVNVDDEYPALQLVRQYCTRIEGVELLESFQDPEKALEYLTKKPVDLVIFDINMPRINGVELLQQLPYKPLCIFLTLEVKYAVKAFELDVVHYLVKPVDFETFKKAIHKAKDFLHFKNSASQQEDYIMFKSNYVMNKVFLKDILWIQGFGEYITLITPLKKYMILERMSNFEEKFQRFGFIRIHKSYIVLSSHIKSYDAFHVHLNGGEQLPLGRTYKKLLKEYLGQ, encoded by the coding sequence ATGGCTAATCTGACTGTAGTAAATGTTGATGACGAATATCCTGCATTGCAGCTGGTCAGACAATATTGTACCCGTATTGAAGGGGTAGAGCTGCTGGAATCATTTCAGGATCCTGAAAAAGCATTGGAATATCTTACAAAAAAACCGGTAGATCTTGTTATTTTCGATATCAATATGCCAAGAATCAATGGAGTAGAGCTACTTCAGCAACTTCCTTATAAACCTCTTTGCATTTTCCTGACACTGGAGGTGAAATATGCTGTCAAGGCATTTGAGCTCGATGTTGTACATTATCTTGTAAAACCTGTGGACTTTGAAACTTTTAAAAAAGCCATTCATAAAGCCAAGGATTTTTTACACTTTAAAAATTCTGCCAGCCAACAGGAAGATTATATCATGTTTAAATCCAATTACGTGATGAATAAAGTCTTTTTGAAAGACATTCTATGGATACAGGGATTTGGAGAGTATATAACACTGATCACACCTTTGAAAAAATATATGATCCTGGAAAGGATGTCGAATTTTGAAGAAAAGTTTCAGCGTTTCGGATTTATCAGAATCCATAAATCTTATATCGTGTTATCTTCTCATATCAAATCCTATGATGCATTTCACGTACATCTGAATGGGGGAGAACAACTCCCGCTTGGCAGGACCTATAAAAAATTACTGAAGGAATATCTGGGGCAATAG
- a CDS encoding TRAP transporter large permease subunit translates to MLTFLGFIMIFIFMILIMNKKLTPLTALVLVPVLIAFVAGFGPDLGKMMKEGIKEIALTGVMLIFAILYFSLMIDTGLFEPLVNAILKAVGDNPVKTTIGTAILTTLVSLDGDGSSTYIIVVAAMLPLYKKQGMNPLVLTCIIMLSGGIMNILPWGGPTARVMSSLKLGHTEIFVPMIPVMLIGLVWVFVVAYILGVKERKRINTHGKYTRYSQQDIVGSDDPALRRPQLIIVNLILTIILLAVMILDIIPLGIAFMIAFCIASVINYPKLKDQQKIISKHAGNALSVAGMIFGAGIFTGILNGTGIMQAMGNSIINVVPQSWGGYLNIITAVFSVPLTFFLTNDAYYFGILPVITATGHQLGISPEILGRASLVGQASHLLSPLVPSTYLLVSLAGVEFSDHLKFTLKWAIGSSIVMLLGALVLQII, encoded by the coding sequence ATGCTAACATTTCTTGGTTTCATAATGATTTTCATTTTCATGATTCTCATTATGAACAAAAAACTGACTCCCCTTACAGCCTTGGTTCTTGTTCCGGTTCTTATTGCTTTTGTTGCCGGTTTTGGGCCGGACCTTGGCAAAATGATGAAAGAAGGGATAAAAGAAATTGCTCTCACCGGAGTGATGTTGATTTTTGCCATACTCTATTTTAGTCTGATGATTGATACCGGACTCTTTGAGCCACTGGTGAATGCTATTTTAAAAGCTGTAGGAGATAATCCAGTAAAAACAACTATCGGAACAGCCATACTCACTACATTGGTTTCTTTAGACGGAGACGGATCGTCTACTTACATTATTGTAGTAGCTGCCATGCTTCCGCTTTATAAAAAACAGGGCATGAATCCTTTGGTACTGACCTGCATCATTATGCTTTCCGGCGGGATTATGAATATTCTGCCATGGGGCGGCCCTACAGCAAGGGTAATGAGTTCTCTGAAATTGGGGCATACCGAAATCTTTGTACCGATGATTCCCGTGATGCTGATCGGTCTTGTATGGGTTTTCGTTGTAGCTTATATTCTCGGGGTAAAAGAAAGAAAGAGAATCAATACCCATGGCAAATACACCCGATACAGCCAGCAGGATATTGTGGGCAGTGATGATCCTGCATTACGTCGTCCCCAACTGATTATTGTCAACCTGATTCTTACCATCATTCTTTTAGCGGTGATGATCCTCGATATCATTCCGTTGGGCATTGCTTTTATGATTGCTTTCTGTATAGCCTCTGTCATCAACTATCCCAAGCTGAAAGATCAGCAGAAAATTATTTCCAAGCACGCAGGTAATGCATTATCGGTAGCAGGAATGATTTTCGGGGCAGGAATTTTTACGGGAATTCTTAATGGCACCGGCATTATGCAGGCGATGGGAAACAGCATCATTAATGTTGTTCCGCAAAGCTGGGGTGGTTATCTTAATATTATTACCGCTGTATTCAGTGTGCCACTTACTTTTTTCCTGACCAATGATGCTTATTACTTTGGGATCTTGCCGGTGATTACCGCTACAGGACATCAGCTCGGAATTTCACCTGAAATTCTGGGACGCGCGAGTCTTGTCGGCCAGGCATCACACTTGCTGAGCCCGTTGGTTCCTTCCACTTATTTATTGGTGTCATTAGCCGGTGTAGAATTTTCAGATCATTTAAAATTTACTTTAAAATGGGCTATAGGGTCATCCATTGTCATGCTGCTTGGTGCTTTAGTGCTGCAAATCATTTAG
- a CDS encoding cation:dicarboxylase symporter family transporter produces the protein MSSLPKQKTFTDSYLRNLSLYAFTAIICGALTGYYFPEVGRHLELVSHYFFVLLEVLIVPIIFIAVTYGVSYIFSIENAFKIVGRMILYFLAITSVSILLGLAFGLLLKPGADTGISTAVIHKEIPGHFLNHPNNPLQISNYVIFLLISISAGVAIGLSGAKNKLINILDEGKNLFFKLIKYLYIFLPIVIFCNIAFGISVYGINTLLPLSKVVATVYLASLVFIFGILGLVTSLFRISLWDFLISIKEEIILVVATSSSKTAFPIIFDKMESQGYDRKILRFVIPLGYNFNLAGACIYLSISCIFLVQFYNISLGTSDYIWLFIIISMASKTASGVPGSGFLALMFTLSRFGKIPVTDLALLYSVDRFMNEARSVTNFIGIAVSAAVISKLNQHHKDIV, from the coding sequence ATGAGTTCCTTACCCAAGCAAAAGACGTTTACTGATTCTTATCTGAGAAATCTTAGCCTGTATGCATTCACAGCTATTATCTGTGGAGCATTAACCGGGTATTATTTCCCGGAGGTCGGAAGGCATCTGGAGCTGGTAAGCCATTACTTTTTTGTACTTCTTGAAGTTCTTATTGTTCCCATTATTTTCATTGCTGTTACCTATGGCGTAAGCTATATTTTCAGTATTGAAAATGCTTTTAAAATTGTGGGCCGGATGATCCTCTATTTTCTGGCGATTACTTCCGTAAGTATTCTGCTGGGACTTGCCTTTGGTCTTCTCCTGAAACCCGGCGCTGATACGGGAATTTCTACAGCAGTGATCCACAAAGAGATTCCCGGACACTTTTTAAACCATCCTAACAATCCGTTGCAGATCAGTAATTATGTCATTTTCCTTTTGATCTCTATTTCTGCCGGAGTAGCGATTGGTCTTTCAGGGGCGAAAAATAAACTGATCAATATTTTAGATGAGGGTAAGAATTTGTTTTTTAAGCTTATAAAGTATCTGTATATTTTTCTTCCGATTGTTATTTTCTGCAACATCGCCTTTGGGATTTCGGTCTATGGCATCAATACCCTTCTCCCACTAAGCAAAGTGGTGGCTACCGTGTATCTTGCCAGCCTTGTTTTTATTTTCGGAATATTAGGGCTTGTCACTTCCTTATTCAGGATCAGTCTTTGGGATTTTTTAATCAGCATCAAAGAAGAAATTATACTCGTAGTAGCGACTTCTTCCTCCAAAACAGCTTTTCCCATCATTTTTGATAAAATGGAATCTCAGGGATATGACCGGAAAATTCTTCGTTTTGTGATTCCTTTAGGATACAATTTTAATCTTGCAGGAGCCTGTATCTATCTTTCGATCTCCTGTATATTCCTGGTACAGTTTTACAATATTTCTTTAGGTACTTCGGATTATATCTGGCTTTTCATCATTATTTCCATGGCGTCGAAAACAGCATCGGGAGTTCCCGGATCTGGTTTTTTGGCCCTTATGTTTACCTTAAGCAGATTTGGAAAAATTCCCGTTACAGATCTTGCGTTGTTGTACAGTGTAGACCGTTTCATGAACGAAGCACGGTCGGTAACCAATTTTATAGGCATTGCAGTTTCAGCGGCTGTTATCTCAAAGCTTAATCAGCATCATAAAGACATAGTCTGA
- the groL gene encoding chaperonin GroEL (60 kDa chaperone family; promotes refolding of misfolded polypeptides especially under stressful conditions; forms two stacked rings of heptamers to form a barrel-shaped 14mer; ends can be capped by GroES; misfolded proteins enter the barrel where they are refolded when GroES binds) encodes MAKEIKFDIESRDALKRGVDALANAVKVTLGPKGRNVVIEKSFGAPHVTKDGVSVAKEIELEDRVENMGAQMVKEVASKTNDIAGDGTTTATVLAQAIVREGLKNVAAGANPMDLKRGIDKAVTAVVENLKTQSQAVGDSTDKVKQVASVSANNDETIGALIAEAFGKVGKEGVITVEEAKGIDTTVDVVEGMQFDRGYQSPYFVTNPEKMLAELENPYILLVEKKISSMKELLPVLEPIAQGGKSLLIISEEVEGEALATLVVNKLRGSLKIAAVKAPGFGDRRKAMLEDIAILTGGQVISEEQGFTMENISLDMLGTAEKVTIDKDNTTVVNGGGDEAKIKGRVAQIKAQMETTTSDYDREKLQERLAKLAGGVAVLYVGAASEVEMKEKKDRVDDALHATRAAVEEGIVAGGGVALVRAISSLNELSGANADENTGIKIVKRAIEEPLRQIVANAGGEGSVIVAKVAEGTGDFGYNAKTDEYVQMLEAGIIDPTKVTRVALENAASVSGMLLTTECVITEVKKDEPAMPMGGGMPGMM; translated from the coding sequence ATGGCAAAAGAAATAAAATTCGATATTGAATCAAGAGACGCTCTAAAGAGAGGAGTAGATGCATTGGCTAATGCAGTAAAAGTAACTTTAGGTCCTAAAGGGAGAAACGTAGTGATTGAAAAATCGTTCGGTGCTCCGCACGTAACTAAGGACGGTGTTTCTGTTGCAAAGGAAATCGAACTTGAAGACAGAGTAGAAAATATGGGAGCGCAAATGGTAAAAGAAGTGGCTTCCAAAACCAATGATATCGCAGGAGACGGTACTACTACCGCTACTGTATTGGCACAGGCTATCGTAAGAGAAGGTCTTAAGAACGTAGCAGCAGGTGCTAACCCAATGGATCTTAAAAGAGGGATCGACAAAGCAGTAACAGCGGTTGTTGAAAATCTTAAAACACAGTCTCAGGCTGTTGGAGATTCTACAGATAAAGTAAAGCAAGTAGCTTCTGTATCTGCTAACAACGATGAAACGATCGGTGCTTTGATCGCTGAAGCTTTCGGAAAAGTTGGTAAAGAAGGAGTAATCACTGTGGAAGAAGCTAAAGGTATCGATACAACCGTTGACGTTGTAGAAGGTATGCAGTTCGACAGAGGATACCAGTCACCTTACTTCGTAACTAACCCTGAGAAAATGTTAGCTGAACTGGAAAACCCATATATCCTTTTAGTAGAGAAGAAAATTTCTTCAATGAAAGAATTGTTACCGGTTCTTGAGCCAATTGCACAAGGTGGTAAGTCTCTATTAATCATCTCTGAAGAAGTTGAAGGTGAAGCTTTAGCTACTTTGGTAGTAAACAAATTAAGAGGTTCTCTTAAAATTGCTGCTGTAAAAGCTCCGGGATTCGGAGACAGAAGAAAAGCAATGTTAGAAGATATCGCGATCCTTACAGGTGGCCAGGTGATCTCTGAAGAGCAAGGTTTCACTATGGAAAACATCTCTTTAGATATGCTTGGAACTGCTGAGAAAGTGACGATCGACAAAGACAATACAACAGTTGTAAACGGTGGTGGTGACGAAGCGAAAATCAAAGGAAGAGTAGCTCAGATCAAAGCTCAGATGGAAACTACAACTTCTGACTACGACAGAGAAAAACTTCAGGAAAGATTAGCTAAGTTAGCCGGTGGTGTTGCTGTATTGTATGTAGGTGCTGCTTCTGAAGTAGAAATGAAAGAGAAAAAAGACAGAGTTGACGATGCATTACACGCAACTAGAGCTGCTGTTGAAGAAGGTATCGTTGCAGGTGGTGGTGTTGCTTTAGTAAGAGCCATCTCTTCATTGAACGAACTTTCCGGTGCTAATGCTGACGAAAACACAGGTATCAAAATCGTGAAAAGAGCGATCGAAGAGCCATTAAGACAAATCGTTGCCAACGCAGGTGGTGAAGGTTCTGTAATCGTTGCTAAAGTAGCAGAAGGAACAGGAGACTTCGGATACAATGCGAAAACTGACGAGTATGTTCAAATGCTTGAAGCAGGTATCATTGACCCAACTAAAGTAACAAGAGTTGCCCTTGAAAACGCAGCTTCCGTATCAGGTATGCTTCTTACCACTGAATGTGTAATCACTGAAGTGAAAAAAGACGAACCAGCTATGCCAATGGGTGGTGGAATGCCAGGAATGATGTAA
- a CDS encoding alpha/beta hydrolase: MKISFLSGVFIWLLLTALPQMAFSQSTGLTIQDVKFESQGITLAGSILEPEKPVAAVVIVHGSDPVKREMEFAKRLAKEGIAVLTYDKRGVGESGGVYVGPSVGTNNIDTANLDLLAQDANAAVTTFQAYLKQKKLPIGLVEFSQAGWIIPIVASKNPGIEFMVLFSGPTITTLEQLRFQFYTNGNHSFWENHTEADAIEHTLKDPDRYQFAATDPKTYLNTLSIPGLWLFGEKDIQIPVKLCIEQLNTLKAQGKPFNYMSFPQLGHNTSSGTDTAPVDAAIQWIKQKVKSKKPKSSQ, translated from the coding sequence ATGAAGATCAGTTTCCTTTCTGGCGTATTTATTTGGTTGCTGCTAACAGCTTTACCCCAAATGGCCTTTTCACAATCCACAGGTTTAACCATTCAGGATGTAAAATTTGAAAGCCAGGGGATCACTCTTGCAGGCTCTATTTTAGAACCTGAAAAACCAGTGGCAGCCGTGGTAATTGTTCACGGGTCTGATCCCGTAAAAAGGGAAATGGAGTTTGCAAAACGTCTTGCTAAAGAAGGTATTGCCGTACTAACCTATGATAAACGCGGAGTTGGAGAATCCGGAGGTGTGTATGTAGGGCCGTCTGTAGGTACGAATAATATTGACACGGCTAATCTTGATCTATTGGCCCAGGATGCCAATGCAGCTGTAACAACATTCCAGGCTTATTTGAAACAGAAAAAACTCCCAATCGGGCTGGTAGAATTCAGCCAGGCAGGATGGATCATCCCGATTGTAGCAAGCAAAAACCCAGGTATTGAGTTTATGGTTTTATTCAGCGGCCCTACCATTACAACACTGGAACAGCTTCGCTTTCAGTTCTATACCAACGGAAACCATAGTTTTTGGGAAAACCATACAGAAGCAGACGCCATTGAACATACCCTAAAAGATCCGGACAGGTACCAGTTTGCAGCGACTGATCCTAAAACCTATTTGAATACCCTTTCAATTCCCGGGCTTTGGCTTTTTGGCGAAAAAGACATACAGATCCCGGTAAAGTTGTGTATAGAGCAATTGAATACACTCAAAGCCCAAGGCAAGCCCTTTAACTATATGTCTTTTCCTCAATTGGGCCACAATACGTCTTCCGGCACCGATACTGCCCCCGTTGACGCAGCTATCCAATGGATAAAGCAGAAAGTGAAGAGTAAAAAACCTAAATCTTCACAATAA
- a CDS encoding trypsin-like peptidase domain-containing protein, producing the protein MIKDTSTNPNYDYPQDYIGRIDENMLKVIVNLERPIGSTGTGFLVNKDNNVFLVTNKHMIGEYSLVDPFILDDSISVYFYPEEPNTSIKKTISLKDSTGSLTREVRLHPSEDVDIAVIDITSIFDTDNDISRNYVSTGFLIPIKDISKEAFLGFGSQVFTIGYPGGFKLATSNYPIAKSGFIASSLSGNLEIITNWVNKSLVTVSKTLSEKFYLVDGLIIGGNSGGPIICPKDFYYKVSESHELQSVNYKVSNLIIGIVSFGWPNTGLTVIYPCDYILELI; encoded by the coding sequence ATGATAAAAGATACATCAACAAATCCCAACTATGATTATCCGCAAGACTATATTGGCAGGATAGATGAAAATATGCTAAAAGTAATTGTGAATTTGGAAAGGCCAATAGGTTCTACAGGTACAGGGTTTCTTGTAAATAAAGATAATAATGTTTTTTTAGTTACTAATAAACATATGATCGGTGAATACTCACTTGTAGATCCTTTTATATTGGATGATTCAATATCTGTCTACTTCTACCCAGAAGAACCTAACACAAGTATTAAGAAAACCATAAGTTTAAAAGATTCGACTGGAAGTCTTACTAGAGAAGTTAGATTGCATCCATCAGAAGACGTAGATATAGCAGTTATAGATATCACTTCAATATTTGATACAGATAATGACATATCACGAAATTATGTTAGTACAGGATTTTTAATTCCGATAAAAGATATTAGTAAAGAGGCTTTTTTAGGATTTGGTTCACAAGTTTTTACCATCGGCTATCCAGGAGGTTTTAAATTAGCCACTTCTAATTACCCAATCGCAAAATCAGGTTTTATAGCTTCATCTTTATCAGGGAATCTAGAAATCATAACAAATTGGGTAAATAAAAGCTTGGTCACAGTCTCTAAAACCCTAAGTGAAAAATTTTATTTAGTTGATGGATTGATCATTGGAGGAAATAGTGGAGGTCCAATAATTTGTCCAAAGGATTTTTATTATAAAGTAAGTGAAAGTCACGAATTACAATCTGTAAATTATAAGGTATCGAACCTCATAATAGGAATAGTTTCATTTGGTTGGCCAAACACAGGCCTTACTGTTATTTATCCTTGCGACTATATTTTAGAATTAATATAA
- a CDS encoding restriction endonuclease, giving the protein MIEGKNLNLEEFLEYLLSKKYNDLYPNNFFPTEEMANEFISKINTYDDKKIKAILRKFLIQNSTFGKDYYTAQWISREFKNKKNIEKILSYEYYRKIIARTKSDKVYVWEGLTWILDLLPDSPKLAINIIDTYFYVNCQFLPDNYLNALSDCSMIIRAKYIDYKHKEDIFNELSPTDFEKLVGKLYKEIGYEIQLTSKSYDNGIDIIAKRQKKSQKQELLIQCKRYTKSKIGVSEIRNLLGVVANEKSTKGVLVTSSTFTNEAKKLAEKNPSIELIDNLDLVKLLNSSFGPYWTSRIKKIISDKFELKYAFE; this is encoded by the coding sequence ATGATTGAAGGAAAAAATCTCAATTTAGAAGAATTTCTAGAATATCTTCTATCTAAAAAATACAATGACCTTTACCCCAACAATTTCTTTCCTACAGAAGAAATGGCAAATGAATTTATATCGAAAATCAATACTTATGATGATAAAAAGATAAAGGCTATTCTCAGAAAATTTTTAATTCAGAACAGTACTTTTGGAAAGGATTATTATACTGCACAGTGGATCTCTAGAGAATTTAAAAATAAAAAAAATATTGAAAAAATTCTTTCATATGAGTATTATAGAAAGATAATTGCTCGAACTAAATCAGATAAGGTTTATGTCTGGGAAGGATTAACTTGGATTTTAGATTTATTACCAGATTCTCCTAAACTAGCAATCAATATAATAGATACATATTTTTATGTCAATTGTCAATTTTTACCCGATAATTATCTGAATGCATTAAGTGATTGTTCTATGATAATAAGAGCAAAATATATTGATTATAAACATAAAGAAGATATATTCAATGAACTCTCTCCAACTGATTTCGAAAAGTTAGTGGGAAAATTATATAAGGAAATTGGATATGAAATCCAATTAACATCAAAAAGTTATGATAATGGAATTGATATAATTGCTAAGAGGCAAAAGAAATCACAAAAACAAGAACTACTTATTCAATGTAAAAGATATACAAAATCTAAAATCGGAGTTTCTGAAATACGGAACTTACTCGGAGTAGTAGCAAATGAAAAATCAACAAAAGGAGTTTTAGTAACCTCCTCAACTTTTACAAATGAGGCTAAAAAATTAGCTGAGAAAAATCCAAGTATTGAATTAATTGATAACTTAGACTTAGTAAAGCTTCTAAATTCAAGTTTTGGACCATATTGGACTTCTCGGATTAAAAAAATAATAAGTGATAAATTTGAATTAAAATATGCTTTTGAATAA
- a CDS encoding helix-turn-helix transcriptional regulator — protein MDKIEFRIAFGKRVEKFRKKLGLSYRELAQKCDVDHSNISKIEKGEVDLRISTIQELAKGLEVHPQELFDFKIE, from the coding sequence ATGGATAAAATTGAGTTTCGAATCGCTTTTGGGAAAAGAGTTGAAAAATTTAGAAAGAAGTTGGGATTAAGCTATCGGGAGTTAGCTCAGAAATGTGATGTAGACCATAGTAATATCAGTAAAATTGAAAAAGGAGAAGTTGATTTGAGAATTTCAACAATACAGGAACTAGCTAAAGGGTTGGAAGTTCACCCTCAGGAATTGTTTGATTTTAAAATAGAATGA